DNA from Rubripirellula lacrimiformis:
TCAAATTTTCAATGAAGACGGACGATGGCGAACGGGAGCACATCTGGTTTACGCCCATCACGATTGATGATGAACAAATTACCGCGAGATGTGCAAATGACCCGAGAAGCGTCAGTGGGTTGAAGTTTGGTGATGTACGCACCGTGAATCGTTCTACGGTGTCTGACTGGATGATCATGGAGAACGGGAAATGTTATGGAGGATATACGATACGTGTGCTTTCAGAACTTGATCCCGAATCCGCACCGCCTCTTGAATTCGCCGACTATCCAGGCAGTTCGAAATAGCCGAACGCTAGACGCGAAGCCGCTGACGTCGTTGGCTACTCACGCCACAGTCCGGCTTTGGCACGAAAGCGTGTACGCCGAAATCACACGCATCTTGGATGGTGGGAACTAGCGGCTCCGTCTGCATCAGCGTTTGGGCGATAGCGGCCTTCTGATTTAGTAACCCAATGCGTAAGCGAAGGATTCGATTCCGCCACTCGCTTGCGCGTCGGG
Protein-coding regions in this window:
- a CDS encoding DUF2314 domain-containing protein; amino-acid sequence: MIDVDDEDVAMNAAIAKAKETFAQFEQNWKRSGIEGTSVKFSMKTDDGEREHIWFTPITIDDEQITARCANDPRSVSGLKFGDVRTVNRSTVSDWMIMENGKCYGGYTIRVLSELDPESAPPLEFADYPGSSK